Proteins co-encoded in one Bradyrhizobium sp. 170 genomic window:
- a CDS encoding aromatic ring-hydroxylating dioxygenase subunit alpha has protein sequence MMSQEANDLITRTGRKDPCGKLMRMYWQPAALVDELQGPRPVRAIKLLGENLVLFRDEEGRYGLIDRHCAHRGADLAFGRLENGGLRCAFHGWLFDLSGQCLETPAEPKDSKLCQGIKQRSYPVVEKSGILWAYLGEGEPPAFPEIDCFVAPDSHTFAFKGHINCNWLQALEVGIDPAHASFLHRFFEDEDTSTAYGKQFRGASAGSDMPMTKILREYDNPIINVEHTEYGLRLIALREIDEERTHVRVTNQLFPHGFVIPMSQEMTITQWHVPVDDENCYWYAIFTSYTAPVDKKKMRDQRLELYELPDYKSRKNKSNDYGFDPHEQATETYTGMGADINVHDQWAVESMGAIQDRTNEHLGTSDKAIVQYRRLLRQEIEKVAGGEKPFMFLDAARARSIQGPATMDGIGPTRGWEIYWMEVDVKRRRGAPWAAPVPTEIAGKIRHLSAAE, from the coding sequence CCATCAAACTGCTCGGCGAGAACCTCGTTCTGTTTCGCGACGAGGAAGGCCGCTACGGCCTGATCGATCGTCACTGCGCCCATCGCGGCGCCGACCTCGCATTCGGCCGGCTTGAGAACGGCGGGCTGCGTTGCGCCTTCCATGGCTGGCTGTTCGATTTATCAGGCCAATGTCTGGAAACGCCCGCCGAGCCGAAGGACTCCAAGCTGTGTCAGGGCATCAAGCAGCGCTCGTATCCCGTGGTCGAAAAGAGCGGCATCCTCTGGGCCTATCTGGGCGAAGGTGAACCGCCGGCGTTTCCGGAGATCGACTGTTTCGTCGCGCCGGACAGCCATACCTTTGCGTTCAAGGGCCACATCAATTGCAACTGGCTGCAGGCGCTGGAAGTCGGCATCGATCCGGCGCACGCCTCGTTCCTGCATCGCTTCTTCGAGGACGAAGATACTTCCACTGCCTACGGCAAGCAGTTCCGTGGCGCTTCCGCCGGAAGCGATATGCCGATGACCAAGATTTTGCGCGAATACGACAACCCGATCATCAATGTCGAGCATACCGAATACGGGCTGCGCCTGATCGCGCTGCGTGAGATCGACGAGGAACGCACGCATGTGCGCGTCACCAATCAGCTTTTCCCGCACGGCTTCGTGATTCCGATGAGCCAGGAGATGACGATCACGCAGTGGCATGTGCCTGTTGATGACGAGAACTGCTACTGGTACGCGATCTTCACCAGCTACACGGCGCCGGTCGACAAGAAGAAGATGCGCGACCAGCGGCTCGAATTGTACGAGCTGCCGGATTACAAGTCGCGCAAGAACAAGAGCAACGATTACGGTTTCGATCCGCACGAACAGGCGACCGAGACCTATACCGGCATGGGAGCCGACATCAACGTCCACGACCAGTGGGCGGTAGAATCGATGGGCGCGATCCAGGATCGCACCAACGAGCATCTCGGCACGTCAGACAAGGCGATCGTGCAGTATCGCCGCCTGCTGCGGCAGGAGATCGAAAAGGTTGCCGGCGGCGAGAAACCATTCATGTTCCTGGACGCCGCGCGTGCCCGCAGCATCCAGGGCCCGGCGACGATGGACGGCATCGGGCCGACGCGCGGCTGGGAAATCTACTGGATGGAAGTCGACGTAAAACGCCGCCGCGGCGCGCCGTGGGCGGCGCCGGTGCCGACGGAGATCGCCGGCAAGATCCGGCATTTGTCGGCGGCGGAGTGA